The following are from one region of the Acidobacteriota bacterium genome:
- a CDS encoding DUF3800 domain-containing protein has translation MRLITPLKLMFLTYLDDSGSDRKSPVVLVGAVLIKDSIILEMETIGGLVIERFIPDDKKDDFVEFHAGELFHGKGIFEGIDEPSRHGAIAALLQQVARFKIPCIYSAVKKSVFVNGVLGSASPFDVAFRMCSLGVQRYLTTNNEHETALFLFDDTTDGVLKRQLQSSFRELRPRIKPPYWEGPHRLFNIHDAMYFGSSRDSIGIQIADLCNYFILRHLKGEKDELYDIFKEYVVCSSIEPDWTTYRHLFVEHR, from the coding sequence GTGCGTTTGATAACCCCCCTAAAACTTATGTTCCTTACTTACCTTGACGATTCTGGGTCTGATAGAAAGTCTCCCGTTGTTCTCGTAGGGGCCGTTCTGATAAAGGACTCCATAATTCTAGAAATGGAAACCATAGGAGGACTCGTCATAGAACGATTTATCCCAGACGACAAAAAAGATGATTTTGTCGAGTTCCACGCTGGGGAATTATTCCATGGGAAAGGGATATTTGAAGGTATCGACGAACCCTCTCGCCATGGGGCCATCGCTGCCCTGCTACAACAGGTCGCAAGGTTCAAAATTCCTTGTATTTATTCAGCCGTTAAAAAGAGCGTTTTTGTAAATGGTGTTCTCGGGTCCGCCAGTCCGTTTGATGTCGCATTCAGGATGTGCAGTCTTGGCGTACAGCGCTATCTCACTACCAATAATGAGCACGAAACGGCACTATTTCTTTTTGACGATACTACTGACGGGGTGCTTAAGCGGCAACTTCAAAGTAGCTTCAGAGAATTGAGGCCTCGCATTAAACCGCCATACTGGGAAGGTCCGCATCGACTGTTCAACATACATGACGCAATGTATTTTGGTTCTTCCCGTGATTCCATAGGAATCCAAATTGCAGACTTGTGTAATTATTTTATTTTGAGACATCTAAAAGGTGAAAAAGATGAACTGTATGACATATTCAAGGAGTATGTAGTCTGCTCTAGTATCGAACCGGATTGGACAACATATAGACACCTGTTTGTGGAGCACCGATAG
- a CDS encoding helix-turn-helix transcriptional regulator has translation MVGETVNPRGPNPREHAIIQLVAEGCKNREIADSLGTTEHVIKNYLRVIYDKLGLWNRVELALWYEARQYEQAYQA, from the coding sequence ATGGTCGGAGAAACAGTCAATCCCCGTGGCCCAAATCCCCGAGAACATGCCATCATCCAGCTCGTCGCTGAAGGCTGTAAGAACCGGGAAATTGCGGATTCCCTCGGGACTACCGAACACGTTATCAAGAACTACCTCCGCGTAATTTACGACAAGCTGGGCCTCTGGAATCGAGTGGAACTCGCGCTCTGGTATGAAGCCCGGCAGTATGAGCAGGCTTACCAGGCATAA
- the uvrB gene encoding excinuclease ABC subunit UvrB, producing MDFKLTSDYTPQGDQGTAIQSLTRGIFDREQHQVLLGVTGSGKTYTMAKVIEAANRPAIVMAHNKTLAAQLYHEFKSFFPHNAVEYFVSYYDYYQPEAYVPAADLYIEKESTINDELDKLRLSATRSLFERRDVLIVSSVSCIYGLGSPEAYYGMMLFLEKGQKIKRGDITRKLVDILYERTEGDFRRGTFRVRGDVIEVFPTYDDMAYRVEMFGDEVESLSQIDPLFGTVKHRYMRLPIYPKTHYVMKEETRESAVTSIKAELAWWEVELEKQGRAVEAQRIHQRVMYDLEMIKAMGYCHGIENYSRHFTGRLPGEPPPTLLDYFPRDFLLFIDESHQTVPQLHGMYHGDRSRKQTLVEYGFRMPSALDNRPLTFEEFEHRTNQLVYVSATPGPYELTKSAGVVVEQIIRPTGLIDPPVEIRPVKGQIDDLLHEIRRRAEINERVLVTTLTKRMSEDLTEYYGEVGVKCRYMHSEIETLERVKILRDLRKGEFDVLIGINLLREGLDLPEVSLVAILDADKEGFLRSAGSLIQTIGRCARNLNGRAILYADRMTDSMKKALDETNRRRAIQQAYNEEHGITPESIVRPLDMSLVAIIGADYTDLTGPEADGMPEFKSQEDLEAYIAKLESDMREAAKRFEFEKAAKLRDTIKDLRTKEFLFA from the coding sequence ATGGACTTCAAATTAACCTCCGACTACACGCCGCAGGGTGACCAGGGCACCGCCATCCAGAGCTTGACCCGCGGCATTTTTGACCGTGAACAGCATCAGGTTCTCCTGGGCGTGACCGGGTCGGGCAAAACCTACACCATGGCCAAAGTGATTGAGGCGGCCAATCGCCCAGCCATCGTGATGGCGCACAACAAGACCCTGGCAGCACAGCTCTATCACGAGTTCAAGAGTTTTTTTCCGCACAATGCGGTGGAATATTTCGTTTCCTATTACGACTACTACCAGCCCGAAGCTTACGTCCCGGCCGCCGACCTTTATATCGAAAAGGAGTCGACCATCAATGATGAACTCGACAAGCTGCGCCTCTCGGCGACCCGGTCGCTGTTCGAACGGCGCGATGTCCTGATCGTCTCGTCCGTGAGCTGCATTTATGGATTGGGATCGCCCGAAGCCTACTACGGCATGATGCTCTTCCTTGAAAAAGGACAGAAGATCAAACGCGGCGACATCACTAGAAAGCTGGTCGACATACTGTACGAGCGCACGGAAGGCGACTTCCGGCGCGGAACGTTCCGCGTTCGCGGCGACGTGATCGAAGTCTTCCCTACCTACGACGACATGGCATACCGGGTCGAAATGTTCGGCGACGAAGTGGAGTCGCTGTCGCAGATCGACCCTCTATTCGGCACCGTCAAGCACCGCTACATGCGGCTGCCGATTTATCCGAAGACTCACTACGTGATGAAAGAAGAGACGCGCGAGTCCGCCGTTACTTCGATTAAAGCTGAGCTGGCATGGTGGGAAGTGGAACTGGAAAAGCAGGGACGCGCGGTCGAAGCACAACGGATTCACCAGCGCGTGATGTATGACCTGGAAATGATCAAGGCGATGGGTTATTGCCACGGGATCGAGAACTACTCGCGGCATTTCACCGGACGCCTGCCCGGAGAGCCGCCACCCACGCTTCTGGATTATTTCCCGCGCGACTTCCTGCTCTTCATCGACGAATCGCATCAGACGGTGCCGCAACTGCATGGCATGTATCACGGCGACCGGTCACGCAAACAAACGTTGGTCGAGTATGGATTTCGAATGCCCTCGGCACTCGACAATCGACCGCTGACGTTCGAAGAGTTCGAACATCGCACCAACCAGCTCGTCTATGTGTCGGCGACACCCGGTCCCTATGAACTCACGAAGTCGGCAGGAGTCGTGGTGGAGCAGATCATTCGTCCTACTGGCTTGATCGATCCGCCGGTGGAAATACGTCCTGTCAAAGGTCAGATCGACGACTTGCTGCACGAGATCCGGCGGCGCGCGGAAATTAACGAACGCGTACTGGTCACCACGCTGACGAAACGCATGTCCGAAGACTTGACGGAATATTACGGCGAAGTCGGAGTGAAATGCCGCTACATGCACTCCGAGATCGAGACGCTGGAGCGCGTCAAAATTCTGCGCGACTTGCGCAAGGGCGAATTCGACGTGCTTATCGGCATCAACTTATTGCGCGAGGGCCTCGATCTGCCGGAAGTTTCCCTGGTCGCCATTCTCGACGCGGACAAAGAGGGTTTCCTGCGCTCGGCCGGATCTCTGATTCAAACCATCGGCCGCTGTGCGCGCAACCTGAATGGACGAGCGATTCTCTACGCCGATCGTATGACCGACTCCATGAAAAAGGCGCTCGACGAAACCAACCGCCGGCGGGCGATCCAGCAGGCCTACAACGAAGAACATGGGATCACTCCCGAGTCGATCGTGCGACCGCTGGATATGTCGCTGGTCGCGATCATCGGCGCCGACTACACCGATCTCACCGGTCCCGAAGCCGATGGCATGCCGGAATTCAAATCGCAAGAGGACCTGGAAGCGTACATCGCAAAGTTGGAGAGCGACATGCGTGAAGCCGCCAAGCGATTCGAGTTTGAAAAGGCGGCAAAGTTGCGGGATACGATTAAAGATCTACGCACGAAGGAATTCTTGTTCGCGTAG